The Manihot esculenta cultivar AM560-2 chromosome 11, M.esculenta_v8, whole genome shotgun sequence genome includes a region encoding these proteins:
- the LOC122725181 gene encoding ankyrin repeat-containing protein ITN1-like, translating into MGNENDNHYLPLYKAALHGDWITAKRIFDSDSNALTAKILGLHETALHVSISAGHSIEFVKKLVDRMSADELGIKNKYGYTPLHYAGIAGNTAAAKLLVNKNPKLTQERNSDNDTPLHRAAAYAHEDTVQYLLLVTEDEEDPIRSSPFTDEDGVRLLNLLIIADFYSIALTVLKRYPGLARKTDYNGFSALDRLAEKPHAFLSGSRLGFFQRFLYHYFAVTSADKASVHQGKDVETPGGSFGEYKNESLHFQFLQQIQKTKVMHKQAMELLRFLISEALKGSVLEADNLLGPPTRIAAILGIQEFVTEMIKSYPVTVWLENMAGQNIFLLAVKHRQEKIFNLLYQMGTHNIFAASFSDDLGNNMLHLAGKLEPSIKISGAALQMQRELQWFKEVEKVVQPSYKEMKNKDMQTPRMVFTAEHKDLVEKGEKWMKDTATSCATVAALVVTVVFAAAFTVPGGNNSDVGIPIYLNETSFMIFAVSDALGLFSSSTSLLMFLGILTSRYSEEDFLRALPMRLSIGLITLFFSIASMLTAFTAAFHLVLFHRVRWITIPIGLLACAPVTLFALLQFPLLVEIVSSTFGPSIFYKQSEEIIF; encoded by the exons ATGGGAAATGAGAATGATAACCACTATTTGCCACTGTATAAAGCTGCACTACATGGGGATTGGATTACAGCAAAGAGAATTTTTGACAGTGATTCAAATGCTCTAACTGCTAAAATTTTAGGCTTACATGAGACTGCTCTTCATGTCTCAATCAGCGCTGGTCATTCCATTGAATTTGTGAAGAAGCTTGTAGATAGAATGTCAGCAGATGAACttggaataaaaaataagtACGGCTATACTCCTCTTCACTATGCTGGTATAGCTGGAAACACAGCAGCTGCAAAGCTTCTGGTTAACAAAAATCCAAAATTGACTCAAGAAAGAAACTCTGATAATGACACCCCACTTCATCGTGCTGCTGCTTATGCCCATGAAGATACAGTTCAGTATCTTCTGTTAGTGACTGAGGATGAAGAAGATCCAATTCGTTCAAGTCCTTTTACAGATGAAGATGGTGTCAGGCTTCTAAATTTGCTGATAATTGCAGatttttata GCATTGCTCTTACTGTGTTGAAACGCTACCCTGGATTAGCTCGCAAAACAGACTATAATGGATTTTCAGCTTTAGACAGATTGGCTGAAAAGCCTCATGCATTCTTAAGTGGAAGTCGGCTTGGATTTTTTCAGCGTTTTCTCTATCATT ATTTTGCAGTTACTTCTGCAGATAAAGCAAGTGTCCATCAAGGCAAAGACGTAGAAACTCCAGGTGGGAGTTTTGGTGAATACAAAAACGAATCCTTGCACTTTCAATTTCTACAGCAGATACAGAAAACAAAAGTGATGCATAAGCAAGCAATGGAGCTACTCAGATTCTTGATTTCTGAAGCTTTAAAGGGGAGTGTTTTAGAAGCTGATAATCTATTAGGACCTCCAACAAGAATTGCTGCAATATTAGGCATCCAAGAATTCGTTACTGAGATGATTAAGTCCTACCCTGTCACGGTTTGGCTAGAGAATATGGCTGGACAAAACATTTTTCTTCTTGCTGTAAAACATCGCCAAGAAAAAATATTCAATCTGCTATATCAAATGGGTACCCACAATATTTTTGCTGCATCATTCTCAGATGATTTGGGCAACAACATGTTGCATTTAGCAGGGAAGCTGGAACCATCAATCAAGATTTCTGGTGCTGCTCTGCAGATGCAAAGGGAGTTGCAATGGTTCAAG GAAGTGGAAAAAGTTGTCCAACCATCAtacaaagaaatgaaaaacaaaGATATGCAAACTCCAAGGATGGTGTTCACTGCGGAACACAAAGATCTAGTTGAGAAAGGTGAGAAATGGATGAAGGACACAGCAACATCTTGCGCAACAGTCGCAGCCCTTGTCGTCACAGTCGTGTTTGCGGCAGCTTTCACCGTACCGGGTGGCAACAACAGCGATGTAGGGATACCCATTTATCTAAACGAAacatctttcatgatttttgcTGTATCAGATGCCTTGGGACTATTTTCTTCCTCAACATCATTGCTGATGTTTCTGGGAATTCTCACATCTCGCTATTCTGAAGAAGATTTTCTCAGGGCCTTGCCAATGAGATTGAGCATTGGACTTATCACATTATTCTTCTCAATAGCTTCCATGCTCACAGCATTCACTGCAGCCTTTCACTTGGTTTTGTTTCATAGAGTGAGATGGATCACAATTCCAATTGGCCTACTAGCTTGTGCACCTGTCACCTTATTTGCACTTCTGCAATTTCCTCTCTTGGTTGAGATAGTCTCTTCAACATTTGGGCCTAGCATTTTTTACAAACAAAGTgaggaaataattttttag
- the LOC110626603 gene encoding probable peroxidase 61, whose product MRKTESVMTFSPLVVLALSLFTIAIVEAAVTLQPPVKLQWQYYKRNTSCPDAEVYIRHQIEQYWKQDKSITPKLLRLLYSDCFVTGCDASILLDGPNSEKTAPQNRGLGGFALIDKIKQVLEQRCPGVVSCADILNLATRDAVHLAGAPSYPVYTGRRDGMSSSSASVDLPSPSIPLSKALAYFKSKGLDVLDFATLLGAHSLGKTHCSFVEDRLYNFGNTGKPDPNMDPAFAAEMRKLCPPRTKKGQSDPLVFLNPESGSNYKFTETFYQGVLSYKSVLGVDQQLLFSNDTLDITQEFAANFEDMRRSFALSMNRMGNIDVLTGYAGEIRRNCRVVNKK is encoded by the exons atgagaaaaacagAAAGTGTTATGACGTTTTCCCCTCTGGTGGTTCTTGCATTAAGCTTGTTTACTATAGCAATTGTGGAGGCGGCAGTGACGCTGCAGCCACCGGTGAAGCTGCAGTGGCAGTATTACAAGAGGAACACCTCATGCCCTGATGCAGAGGTGTACATAAGGCATCAAATAGAGCAGTATTGGAAACAAGATAAATCCATTACTCCAAAGCTTCTCCGGCTGCTCTACTCAGATTGCTTTGTTACT GGCTGCGATGCATCAATTCTTCTTGATGGACCAAACTCAGAGAAAACTGCACCACAGAACAGAGGTCTGGGTGGATTTGCACTCATAGACAAGATCAAACAAGTTCTTGAACAAAGGTGCCCTGGAGTTGTCTCTTGTGCTGATATTCTTAACCTAGCTACCAGGGATGCTGTTCATTTG GCAGGTGCACCATCTTATCCTGTATACACAGGAAGAAGGGATGGGATGTCGTCAAGCTCAGCATCAGTAGACCTCCCATCACCGTCCATCCCATTATCGAAGGCATTGGCTTATTTCAAATCTAAAGGCTTAGATGTGCTAGATTTTGCTACCCTCTTAG GGGCACACTCATTGGGAAAAACACACTGCAGCTTTGTTGAGGACCGGTTGTACAATTTCGGTAATACAGGAAAGCCAGATCCAAACATGGACCCAGCATTTGCAGCTGAGATGAGAAAGCTATGTCCACCCAGAACCAAAAAGGGCCAATCTGATCCTCTGGTGTTTCTAAATCCTGAATCTGGCTCTAACTACAAATTCACAGAGACTTTCTACCAGGGGGTTTTGTCCTACAAATCTGTCCTTGGAGTTGACCAGCAGCTGCTATTCAGTAATGACACATTAGACATAACACAAGAATTTGCTGCTAATTTTGAAGACATGAGGAGATCATTTGCGCTGTCAATGAATCGGATGGGAAATATCGATGTTCTAACAGGATATGCAGGGGAGATACGGCGAAATTGCCGGGTCGTCAACAAGAAATAA